In one window of Phycisphaerales bacterium DNA:
- the pheT gene encoding phenylalanine--tRNA ligase subunit beta, producing the protein MDASLRWLASLLGGEGASSPLTVEEVDAALTAAGFPLDGVEPKGSDALLDVEVTSNRGDCLCHLGLAREIAAMTGRAVTPREIGEVARGPAVGDHLTLENRCSGGDRPACPTFTAHVILGAKIGPSPAWLRELLESVGQRSINNAVDVTNWLNLEHGNPSHVFDLDTLEGKKLIIREAVEGEALATLDGVSRKLNAGEIVVADASKATSLAGVIGGADSQVSEGTTNIVLEVATWDPERVRQASRRHAVRTDASHRFERVVDPRTCLPAAEMAARLVAELTGGTLCEGALVEGAPLPEGKAITLRPQRCSAVLGIETPADEMVRLLRSVDVQVRVQDDALACTPPPSRAHDLTREVDLIEEIARLRGFDAVPLARRLAIKAQPPQPEERAMEGIAQTLTALGFYETVTFSFTSPEKATPFLPTGASLVNVDDDRRGAEPTLRPSVLPSLLTCRRLNRDAQVHQDGGVRLFEVSATFWSMREGTNEESRKIAMVVDAGGEGPKAKAEDVQHGVRVAKAAVESMVALCYGHAARVRAKTGGDLPAALDAANAGRVFVEADDRRVELGYFGLPTKETLDLFDLQRPVIVAELELEPLLKAYPPTPRVSALPAFPGIERDLSVVVPSGTAWAAIESTVEGLDLDRLQGIAFVGTYTGKQVGEGRKSVTLRLGFRDAERTLRHEEVDPQMERTISALRDAVGAEVRA; encoded by the coding sequence ATGGACGCAAGCCTGAGATGGCTCGCCTCCCTGCTGGGGGGCGAGGGTGCAAGTTCGCCGCTGACCGTCGAGGAGGTCGACGCCGCGCTGACGGCAGCGGGCTTCCCGCTGGATGGCGTCGAGCCGAAGGGTTCCGACGCGTTGCTGGACGTCGAGGTGACCAGCAACCGAGGGGACTGCCTGTGCCACCTGGGCCTGGCGCGCGAGATCGCGGCCATGACCGGGCGGGCGGTGACGCCGCGGGAGATCGGCGAGGTCGCGCGTGGGCCGGCGGTGGGCGATCACCTGACGCTGGAGAACCGGTGCTCGGGCGGCGATCGGCCGGCGTGCCCAACCTTCACGGCCCACGTCATCCTGGGCGCGAAGATCGGCCCGAGCCCGGCCTGGCTACGTGAGTTGCTCGAGAGCGTGGGACAGCGGTCGATCAACAACGCCGTGGACGTGACGAACTGGCTGAATCTGGAGCATGGCAATCCAAGCCACGTGTTCGATCTCGACACGCTGGAGGGTAAAAAGCTCATCATCCGTGAGGCAGTCGAGGGCGAAGCGCTGGCGACGCTGGATGGCGTGTCGCGGAAGCTCAACGCCGGAGAGATCGTGGTCGCCGACGCGAGCAAGGCGACGTCGCTGGCGGGGGTCATCGGCGGTGCCGACTCGCAGGTGAGCGAGGGAACGACGAACATCGTGCTGGAGGTGGCTACTTGGGACCCCGAGCGGGTTCGCCAGGCCAGCCGGCGGCACGCGGTGCGGACAGACGCGAGCCACCGGTTCGAGCGCGTCGTCGATCCCCGGACGTGCCTGCCCGCGGCGGAGATGGCGGCGCGGCTGGTCGCGGAGTTGACCGGCGGTACGCTGTGCGAGGGGGCGCTCGTCGAGGGGGCGCCGTTGCCCGAGGGCAAGGCCATCACGCTGCGGCCCCAGCGATGCTCGGCGGTGCTTGGCATCGAGACGCCGGCCGACGAAATGGTGCGGCTCTTGCGTTCAGTGGACGTGCAGGTTCGGGTGCAGGACGATGCCCTGGCGTGCACCCCACCGCCGAGCCGGGCCCACGACCTGACGCGCGAGGTCGATCTTATCGAGGAGATCGCCCGGCTGCGGGGTTTCGACGCTGTGCCGCTGGCCCGGCGGCTGGCGATCAAGGCCCAGCCGCCCCAGCCCGAGGAGCGCGCGATGGAGGGCATCGCGCAGACGTTGACGGCCCTTGGGTTCTATGAGACTGTCACCTTCAGCTTCACGAGCCCGGAGAAGGCGACGCCCTTCCTGCCTACGGGTGCATCGCTGGTGAACGTGGACGACGACCGCCGCGGGGCCGAGCCCACGCTGCGGCCCAGCGTGCTGCCGAGCCTGTTGACCTGCCGGCGGCTGAACCGCGACGCCCAGGTACACCAGGACGGAGGCGTGCGCTTGTTCGAGGTGTCGGCGACGTTTTGGTCGATGCGTGAAGGGACCAACGAAGAGTCTCGCAAGATCGCCATGGTCGTCGATGCCGGAGGCGAAGGACCCAAGGCCAAGGCCGAGGACGTGCAGCACGGCGTGCGGGTGGCCAAGGCGGCGGTCGAGTCGATGGTCGCCCTGTGCTACGGGCATGCAGCGAGGGTGCGGGCCAAAACGGGCGGTGACCTGCCCGCGGCGCTGGACGCGGCCAACGCGGGGCGGGTGTTCGTCGAGGCTGACGACCGACGCGTCGAGCTGGGGTACTTCGGCCTGCCGACAAAAGAGACGCTGGATCTGTTCGACCTGCAGCGGCCGGTGATCGTGGCGGAGCTTGAACTCGAGCCGTTGCTCAAGGCGTACCCGCCTACGCCGCGGGTGAGCGCGTTGCCGGCGTTTCCGGGGATCGAGCGGGATCTCTCGGTGGTGGTCCCAAGCGGGACGGCGTGGGCAGCGATCGAATCGACCGTTGAGGGGCTCGATCTCGATCGCCTGCAGGGCATCGCGTTCGTGGGCACCTATACCGGCAAGCAGGTGGGCGAGGGAAGGAAGAGCGTGACGCTGCGGCTTGGGTTCCGCGATGCTGAGCGGACCTTGCGGCACGAGGAGGTCGACCCGCAAATGGAGCGGACGATTTCGGCGCTTCGGGACGCGGTCGGCGCGGAAGTTCGCGCTTAG